The Pseudomonadota bacterium DNA segment TCCATGTTTGCGATAGGGCAGCTGTTCTTCCTTGTCCTGAAGCATCTCCAGGGCCCGAATGATCTTGATCCGGGTCATCTCAGGTTTGATCACTTCATCGACAAAACCATACGCCGCGGCGCGATAGGGGTTGGCAAAATTGGCCTTGTATTCATCAACCAGCTCCTGACGTTTGGCCACCGGATCAGCCGCGCCCTTGAGCTCCTTGTTGAAAACGATATTGACCGCGCCATCCGGACCCATCACCGAATATTCAGCGGTCGGATAAGCATAATGAATGTCGGCCCCGAGCTGGCGCGAAGACATGGCGCAGTAAGCACCACCAAAGGATTTGCGGGTGGTAATCGTAATTTTCGGCACCGTAGCTTCGGCATAGGCGAAGATGATCTTGGCCCCGTGGCGAATGATACCGCCAAATTCCTGTCCGGTTCCGGGCAGATAACCGGGCACATCGACGAAGGTCAGCAGCGGGATATTGAAACAATCACAGAAACGTATAAAACGGGCGCATTTATCGGAAGCGTTGATATCCAGACAACCGGCCATAAAATTCGGCTGATTGGCAATAATACCGACGGATTCTCCATTAAAACGCGCAAAACCAATGACTAAATTAGCCGCGTACTGAGGCTGAATCTCCATAAAGTCGCCACGGTCGGCCACCAGCTTGATAATCTTCTTGATATCATAGGGCCGCCGGGAATCAGCCGGAACCACCTCATTGAGTTCCGGAATCAGTTTCTCGACCTCGCCGTCAAAATCAAGCAGCGGCGCTTTTTCCCGATTGCTCTGAGGCAGAAAGGAAAGCAGGCGTTTGATCTGATCAATCGTGTCCCGATCATTTTCACCCGCCATATGAGCCACCCCGCTGGTCTTCATATGCGTATTGGCGCCGCCAAGCTTTTCCTGAGTGACATCTTCATTGGTCACGGTCTTGATGACATTAGGACCGGTAATGAACATGTAACTGGTATTTTTCGTCATGACGATAAAATCCATGATCGCCGGTGAATACACCGCCCCCCCGGCGCAGGGTCCGAGGATCGCCGCAATCTGGGGAATCACCCCGGAATAGATGGTATTACGATAAAAGAGTTCGGCGTAACCGCCGAGGCTGGAAACCCCCTCATGGATGCGGGCGCCGCCGGAATCGTTAAGAGCAATAAAAGGTGCTCCGTTTTTAGCCGCCATGTCGAGAAGCTTACACATCTTCTGAGCGTTGGTCTCGCTCAGTGTGCCGCCGATCGCAGTAAAATCCTGAGCACAGGCATAGGTCAGGCGACCGTTTACCCGACCGTAACCGCTGACCACTCCATCACCGACAATCTTGTTTTTCTCCATCCCGAAGTCCGTACAGCGATGGGTAACGAACTTGTCGATCTCCTCGAAGGTCCCCTCGTCAAAAAAGTAAAGCATGCGCTCCCGGGCGGTCAGCTTACCGGCCTCATGCTGTTTGGCGATACGATCGGCACCGCCACTGAGCTCGGCGGCCTGGTTCATTTGCTCCAAACGTTCCAACTGGGCTTCTCTCAAAGACATCAGGTTACTCCCTTACTAAAAATTAAAGACCTTCTCATTGTATACTGCATACCATAACGACAGACGACTTCACTATTATAGTAACCGCTTGACTGTCAAGAATTATTTTCCGCCTTAGCGGCCAACCCCGACATAAGTAAAACCGAGAGCCTTCAGTTTGGCCCCATCGTAAACATTGCGCAAATCGGCAAAACGGGGCGCGGCCAGCAGCTCGCGTAAACGCTCAAGATCCAGATAGCGAAATTGGTTCCACTCAGTCATCAGAACCAGGACATCGGCGCCGGCCGCCGCGTCATAGGCATCGGCGGCATAGAAAATCCGCTCTTTGCCGTAAAATTCCTGAAAGGACTTGATCGCTTCCGGATCATAAGCACGAATCCTGGCGCCGGCCGCCAGCATCGCCTCGACAAAAGCCAGCGCCGGAGCATCGCGGGCATCATCGGTTTCCGGCTTAAAGGAAAGCCCCAGCAAAGCGATGGTTTTTCCGGCAACCTCGCCGCCCAGCAGGGCGCTCACCTTTTCGACCATTCTCAGGCGCTGGCGCTGATTGACGGCAACCACGGCCTCGACAATGGCCAGGGGCTCGTCGTACTGGCGGGCGGTGGCAACCAGGGCCAGGGTGTCCTTGGGAAAACAGGAGCCCCCGTAACCGGGGCCGGCATGAAGAAATTTCTTGCCGATGCGACCGTCCAGCCCGATGCCGCGAGCCACCTGCTGCACATTGGCTCCGACCTTCTCACAAAGATTGGCGATTTCGTTAATAAAGCTGATCTTGGTCGCAAGAAAGGCGTTGGCCGCATATTTGGTAAGTTCGGCGGTTTCAATATTGGTCAGAACAAAGGGGGTTTCATTGAGATACAGGACATTGTAGATATCCTTCATAATGGCCGCCGCCTGCTCGCTTTCCGTGCCGATCACCACGCGATCGGGACGCATGAAATCGGCAATCGCCGACCCTTCCCGTAAAAATTCCGGGTTGGATACCACATCGAAATTAATTCTGGCCGGCTGATGTTCGCGGATCACCTCTTTGACCATCTGACCGGTGCCGACCGGCACCGTACTTTTATCGACCACCACCTTGTAGCCGTTCATATAACGACCGATATCGGCGGCCACCGCTCGAATCTGACTAAGATCGGCCGAACCATCCGCCGCCGGCGGGGTGCCGACCGCGATAAAAATAACCAGGGAGACGCCAATTCCCTGTCGCAGATCGGTGCTGAAGGAAAGACGCCGCTGTTTGACATTGCGCTCCACCAGATCTTCCAGCCCGGGCTCATAAATCGGCATCACCCCGCGA contains these protein-coding regions:
- a CDS encoding methylmalonyl-CoA carboxyltransferase, which produces MSLREAQLERLEQMNQAAELSGGADRIAKQHEAGKLTARERMLYFFDEGTFEEIDKFVTHRCTDFGMEKNKIVGDGVVSGYGRVNGRLTYACAQDFTAIGGTLSETNAQKMCKLLDMAAKNGAPFIALNDSGGARIHEGVSSLGGYAELFYRNTIYSGVIPQIAAILGPCAGGAVYSPAIMDFIVMTKNTSYMFITGPNVIKTVTNEDVTQEKLGGANTHMKTSGVAHMAGENDRDTIDQIKRLLSFLPQSNREKAPLLDFDGEVEKLIPELNEVVPADSRRPYDIKKIIKLVADRGDFMEIQPQYAANLVIGFARFNGESVGIIANQPNFMAGCLDINASDKCARFIRFCDCFNIPLLTFVDVPGYLPGTGQEFGGIIRHGAKIIFAYAEATVPKITITTRKSFGGAYCAMSSRQLGADIHYAYPTAEYSVMGPDGAVNIVFNKELKGAADPVAKRQELVDEYKANFANPYRAAAYGFVDEVIKPEMTRIKIIRALEMLQDKEEQLPYRKHGNIPL
- a CDS encoding UDP-glucose/GDP-mannose dehydrogenase family protein — its product is MHITVIGSGYVGLVTGACLAEFGMNVTCVDLDEAKIASLNRGVMPIYEPGLEDLVERNVKQRRLSFSTDLRQGIGVSLVIFIAVGTPPAADGSADLSQIRAVAADIGRYMNGYKVVVDKSTVPVGTGQMVKEVIREHQPARINFDVVSNPEFLREGSAIADFMRPDRVVIGTESEQAAAIMKDIYNVLYLNETPFVLTNIETAELTKYAANAFLATKISFINEIANLCEKVGANVQQVARGIGLDGRIGKKFLHAGPGYGGSCFPKDTLALVATARQYDEPLAIVEAVVAVNQRQRLRMVEKVSALLGGEVAGKTIALLGLSFKPETDDARDAPALAFVEAMLAAGARIRAYDPEAIKSFQEFYGKERIFYAADAYDAAAGADVLVLMTEWNQFRYLDLERLRELLAAPRFADLRNVYDGAKLKALGFTYVGVGR